In Drosophila simulans strain w501 chromosome X, Prin_Dsim_3.1, whole genome shotgun sequence, one DNA window encodes the following:
- the LOC6726084 gene encoding low-density lipoprotein receptor-related protein 4 isoform X1, whose product MYLTAFPFWPLVCFVWLCLGLGDLTKIAVKRNAPHYGIHPTNALGRWDWNKHKQLHSDARIGHLEAGNESREDQLSEELSKFGEKLFPVSNYPPYQQNNEDSQEVHHSGEGKLHTMESSVPSKTRISGGTNSNDTPKFRNIGAQRGRTEIAGVREADRISSRGRDGFIGGPSNKQKPFRVNLAVLVQDDPSQPGETYSNCQNSHESDENCNPEEDAVPNLQRDCEQTGIHVMCPRTFRCISKYWLCDGDDDCGDYSDETHCGARTNCTEDQFECLNGFCIPRTWVCDGENDCKDFSDETHCNRTTCTDEHFTCNDGYCISLAFRCDGEHDCNDNSDELKCAAVINSCPEGEFKCRGGLGGAGGPSGQCILNRFRCDGDNDCGDWSDEENCPQKPSLCTSNEYKCADGTCIPKRWKCDKEQDCDGGEDENDCGSLGSEHPLTCGSDEFTCNNGRCILKTWLCDGYPDCAAGEDEVECHLQCDLGQFLCPTKQNLTNLKICVHQKHICDGHNECPAGEDEADCPKERKCSEPSPCEQLCIETTAGLNECACRLGYVMDKNKVNCTDIDECQYLTSPVCSQKCHNTMGSFKCSCETGYILRPDLRSCKALGGAMTLLVANRWDIRRVTLSNNRYTAIVKGLHNAIALDFHHRKGLMFWSDVSTDVIKMVYMNGTRVRDVIKWGLESPGGIAVDWIHDLLFWTDSGTRRVEVSNFQGNLRTVIASYDLDKPRAIVVHPGEALAFWSDWGPNPKIERAYMDGTQRKVIISKGVTWPNGLAIDFPNSKIYWADAKQHAIECSNLDGSDRNKILSTHLPHPFALTLFEDTMYWTDWNTKTVSAADKITGKEFRAVHENFHFPMDIHAYHPARQPEYADRCQKDRRGLRGGCSHLCLPNKTSRRCGCPIGLSLKEDGKTCKSTADKLVLVARRKDIRLRHLRDNQADPNDVDMIVPLDNLKHAVALDWCSDTDFIYWTDVERSTINKAHLNGSYQQRVVHSNLVSPVGLALDWITDKLYWTDPSTNRIEVATTNGKMRTLLIWEKLYKPRDIVVNPIEGFMFWSDWGDDPMIERANMDGRERVTITSKKLIYPNGLAIDYEKSKIYFVDGGTKTLENMNFDGSGRQVILNGLGHPFGLDVNEGRVFWTDWDTKSVMSANKLTGKDTNVIIANSTDLMDIRVFHRTRRRIFNACDKLNGGCSHLCLLNPTSYTCACTVGVQLKEDRHTCSEGPTQYILFAHRIDIRQISLDFDHLIDVVLPLPPISNAVALDVDRKTGYIYWSDTIENVIMSSSPDGLHVQKIVGDSLENPDGLVVDSIGRTIYWADAGRHTIEVASLDGSNRHVIAYKDLESPRGLALDYEAGLLFWTDWGHYRKIERSHLDGNERSRIVTANLGWPNGLSLDLKSKRIYWVDARLKTIDSCDYTGNQRKLIMSSLHHPYALALSDDNIYWTDWKSKALHMTERRNISAKRDIITNIDGLMDIKIIYQNQNQSTMKNACGNNNGNCSHLCLRNPSGYSCQCPIGLRLRQNSTTQCQNLPEDYLLIALRSGIGMISLNSGDFMDVVLPINGVHGAVVLDYHYRKNLLFFADVNLDVIRRVNLLNLTESKVIVGTDVLTPNGIAVDWIADNLYWSDTDRKLIEVSRLDGSCRKRIVEDNLGDPRSLIVHPKKAYLFWSDWSSPAKIERSYLDGSNRTVIITSGIGFPTGLTIDFTNRRLLWADALEDNIGQVDFNGKRRQTIVPYAPHPFGLTLFENSIFWTDWYNKSVYRSQKLARSGYGNPFEVRDALSGALDIRAVSLSRQPKSVNHCAQDNGGCTHLCLNRNVDYVCACPDVMDPKDVACSIKPKVLVHANLENDQLLEYSDESTDDSTPPELLGESNDHDDDGHTKKSDQEREFFVLVALGVVIVMVVIIILVIFMLAFNTSKKKNKRNSRGSSRSVLTFSNPNYNVDGTPMEPKTNIWKRFKYDKTHQERAGVYEERSLTTETASSSLFVPTPSPMASPSTKTIQLTTLSTIT is encoded by the exons ATGTATTTGACAGcctttcccttttggccattggTATGCTTCGTGTGGCTCT GTCTCGGTCTAGGCGACTTGACGAAAATTGCTGTGAAACGTAACGCGCCCCACTATGGAATTCACCCGACAAACGCACTGGGTCGTTGGGATTGGAATAAGCACAAGCAGCTGCACTCGGATGCCAGAATCGGGCATTTAGAGGCGGGCAACGAGTCGCGGGAGGACCAGCTGTCGGAGGAGCTGAGCAAGTTCGGCGAGAAGCTCTTTCCCGTCTCCAACTATCCGCCGTATCAGCAGAATAACGAGGATAGCCAGGAGGTGCATCATAGTGGAGAGGGTAAATTGCATACGATGGAATCGTCTGTGCCATCCAAGACTAGAATATCCGGTGGCACCAATTCGAACGATACTCCCAAGTTCCGCAACATTGGCGCCCAGCGGGGTCGAACCGAAATAGCCGGCGTTCGCGAGGCTGATCGAATCAGTTCACGTGGTCGAGATGGTTTTATAGGTGGGCCGAGCAACAAACAGAAGCCGTTTAGAGTCAATCTGGCCGTTCTGGTGCAGGACGATCCCAGTCAACCGGGTGAGACGTACTCCAATTGCCAGAACTCCCATGAATCCGACGAGAACTGCAATCCCGAGGAGGATGCAGTGCCGAATTTGCAAAGGGATTGCGAGCAGACCGGGATACATGTGATGTGCCCGCGAACCTTTCGATGCATTAGCAAGTATTGGCTCTGCGATGGAGATGATGACTGCGGTGACTACTCGGATGAGACGCACTGCGGAGCCAGGACGAATTGTACAGAGGATCAGTTCGAGTGTCTCAACGGATTCTGTATTCCACGAACCTGGGTATGCGATGGCGAGAACGATTGCAAGGACTTCTCCGACGAGACCCACTGCAATCGCACCACCTGCACGGATGAGCACTTCACCTGCAACGATGGCTACTGCATCTCCCTGGCCTTTCGTTGCGATGGAGAGCACGATTGCAATGACAACTCGGATGAGCTCAAGTGCGCGGCGGTCATAAACAGCTGTCCGGAGGGCGAGTTCAAGTGCCGCGGCGGATTGGGCGGAGCAGGAGGTCCCAGTGGCCAGTGCATCCTCAATCGCTTCCGCTGCGATGGCGACAACGACTGCGGCGACTGGAGTGACGAGGAGAACTGCCCCCAGAAGCCATCACTATGTACCTCGAACGAATACAAGTGTGCCGACGGCACCTGTATTCCCAAACGCTGGAAGTGCGACAAGGAGCAGGATTGCGACGGCGGAGAAGACGAGAACGACTGCGGTAGTCTCGGCTCGGAGCATCCACTGACCTGCGGATCCGATGAGTTTACCTGCAACAATGGCCGCTGCATTTTG AAAACTTGGCTCTGCGATGGCTATCCAGACTGCGCTGCTGGAGAGGATGAGGTTGAGTGCCACCTACAATGCGACCTGGGACAATTTTTATGCCCAACCAAACAAAACCTAACCAATCTTAA GATATGTGTCCATCAGAAGCACATTTGCGATGGCCACAACGAATGCCCCGCCGGCGAGGACGAGGCCGACTGTCCCAAGGAACGAAAGTGCTCGGAGCCGAGTCCTTGCGAGCAACTCTGCATTGAAACCACTGCAGGATTGAACGAGTGTGCCTGTCGACTTGGTTATGTCATGGACAAAAACAAAGTCAA CTGCACGGATATAGATGAATGCCAGTACCTGACCAGTCCGGTTTGCTCACAAAAATGCCACAACACTATGGGTTCCTTTAAGTGCTCCTGCGAAACGGGCTACATACTTCGTCCAGATCTGAGATCCTGCAAAGCACTGGGTGGTGCGATGACCCTGCTGGTGGCCAACCGATGGGACATACGACGGGTGACGTTGAGTAATAACCGATACACGGCGATTGTTAAGGGACTTCACAATGCGATCGCACTGGACTTCCACCATCGCAAGGGCCTGATGTTTTGGTCCGACGTGTCCACCGATGTCATCAAGATGGTGTATATGAATGGGACGCGAGTTCGAGACGTCATCAAATGGGGTCTGGAGTCGCCGGGTGGCATAGCAGTAGACTGGATACACGACCTGCTATTTTGGACGGATTCGGGCACGAGGCGTGTGGAGGTTTCCAACTTCCAGGGAAACCTGCGCACCGTCATCGCATCCTACGACCTGGACAAGCCGCGTGCCATTGTGGTGCATCCGGGCGAGGCGTTGGCCTTCTGGAGTGACTGGGGACCGAATCCGAAGATAGAGCGCGCTTACATGGATGGAACCCAGCGAAAAGTAATCATATCAAAGGGTGTGACCTGGCCAAATGGCTTGGCAATTGACTTTCCCAACAGCAAGATCTACTGGGCCGATGCCAAGCAGCATGCCATCGAATGCTCCAATTTGGATGGCAGTGATCGAAACAAGATCCTTAGCACCCATTTGCCACACCCATTTGCCCTCACTCTCTTCGAGGACACCATGTACTGGACGGACTGGAATACGAAGACTGTGTCGGCGGCGGACAAGATAACGGGGAAGGAGTTCAGAGCGGTCCATgagaatttccatttcccgatGGACATCCATGCCTATCATCCGGCTCGTCAGCCGGAGTATGCTGATCGTTGCCAAAAGGATCGACGGGGTCTGCGTGGCGGGTGTTCCCATCTCTGTTTGCCCAACAAGACATCACGACGATGCGGATGTCCCATTGGACTTTCTCTGAAGGAGGACGGCAAGACCTGTAAGAGTACGGCCGATAAACTGGTGCTGGTGGCGCGACGAAAGGACATTCGCTTGCGGCATCTCAGGGACAATCAAGCGGATCCCAACGATGTGGACATGATTGTTCCCTTGGATAACCTGAAACATGCCGTTGCCCTGGATTGGTGCAGCGACACGGACTTCATCTATTGGACAGACGTGGAGCGCAGCACCATCAACAAGGCGCATCTCAATGGAAGCTACCAACAGCGAGTGGTGCACTCGAATCTAGTTTCCCCAGTGGGTCTGGCCCTGGACTGGATAACCGATAAGCTGTATTGGACAGATCCGTCGACGAATCGCATTGAGGTCGCCACCACGAATGGAAAGATGCGAACCTTGCTCATTTGGGAGAAGCTGTACAAGCCACGGGATATCGTTGTTAACCCGATTG AGGGCTTCATGTTTTGGTCGGATTGGGGTGATGATCCCATGATTGAACGTGCCAATATGGATGGACGTGAACGTGTCACCATCACATCGAAGAAATTAATATATCCCAATGGCCTGGCAATTGATTATGAGAAGAGCAAGATCTACTTCGTCGATGGTGGCACAAAGACGTTGGAGAACATGAACTTCGATGGCAGCGGTCGCCAAGTGATTCTAA ATGGACTTGGCCATCCCTTCGGCTTGGATGTGAACGAGGGCCGAGTGTTTTGGACAGATTGGGATACCAAGTCGGTGATGAGCGCCAATAAGCTGACTGGCAAGGACACCAATGTCATCATCGCCAACAGTACAGACCTGATGGACATCCGGGTGTTCCATCGGACCCGCAGGCGCATCTTCAATGCGTGCGACAAGCTGAATGGAGGATGCTCCCACCTGTGTCTCCTGAATCCCACCAGTTACACCTGCGCCTGCACCGTGGGCGTTCAACTGAAGGAGGATAGGCACACATGCTCCGAAGGACCAACTCAGTACATATTGTTCGCTCATAGGATCGATATAAGGCAGATATCATTGGATTTCGATCACCTGATCGATGTGGTGCTACCACTACCGCCGATCTCGAATGCGGTGGCTCTGGATGTCGACCGGAAGACGGGCTACATCTATTGGTCGGATACCATTGAGAACGTGATCATGAGCTCGAGTCCAGATGGTCTGCACGTTCAGAAGATCGTTGGCGATAGCCTGGAGAATCCCGATGGTCTGGTTGTCGATTCGATTGGTCGTACTATCTATTGGGCCGATGCCGGTCGCCACACCATCGAAGTGGCAAGTCTGGATGGCAGCAATCGTCATGTGATTGCCTACAAGGATCTGGAGTCGCCCCGTGGCCTGGCCTTGGATTACGAGGCTGGCCTCTTGTTTTGGACCGACTGGGGACACTATCGCAAGATTGAGCGCTCCCATTTGGATGGCAACGAGAGGTCTCGCATTGTGACCGCCAATCTGGGATGGCCCAATGGCCTGTCACTCGATTTGAAGAGCAAGCGGATCTACTGGGTCGATGCCCGCCTGAAGACCATCGACTCTTGCGATTATACTGGAAATCAACGCAAGTTGATCATGTCATCTCTGCATCATCCGTACGCTCTAGCTCTATCGGATGACAATATCTACTGGACCGACTGGAAGTCGAAGGCGTTGCACATGACGGAAAGGCGTAACATCAGTGCCAAGCGGGATATAATCACCAACATCGATGGCCTGATGGACATCAAGATCATctatcagaatcagaatcaatCAACGATGAAAAACGCctgtggcaacaacaacggcaactgTTCGCATCTCTGTCTACGTAATCCATCCGGATATTCATGTCAATGCCCCATTGGATTGCGATTGCGCCAGAATAGCACAACCCAGTGCCAAAATCTACCAGAG GACTATCTTCTTATTGCCTTGCGTTCGGGCATCGGCATGATTTCGTTGAACTCTGGAGATTTCATGGACGTCGTTTTGCCCATAAACGGAGTGCATGGAGCAGTCGTGCTCGATTATCATTACCGCAAGAACCTACTCTTCTTTGCCGATGTTAATTTGGATGTTATACGTAGAGTTAACCTGTTGAACTTAACCGAAAGCAAGGTGATTGTCGGTACGGATGTGCTCACGCCCAACGGAATAGCCGTCGACTGGATTGCGGATAATCTGTATTGGTCCGACACGGATCGCAAACTAATCGAGGTATCTCGGCTTGATGGAAGCTGTCGCAAGCGGATCGTCGAGGATAACCTGGGTGACCCACGATCGCTTATTGTGCATCCAAAGAAAGC CTACCTGTTCTGGTCGGATTGGAGCTCGCCAGCGAAAATCGAACGCAGCTACTTGGATGGCTCAAATCGCACGGTGATCATAACATCTGGAATCGGCTTCCCAACAGGCCTAACCATAGATTTCAC cAATCGCCGATTGCTGTGGGCCGACGCCTTGGAGGACAACATCGGTCAAGTTGATTTCAATGGGAAACGTCGTCAGACCATTGTTCCTTATGCACCGCATCCTTTTGGTCTGACTTTG TTTGAAAATAGTATATTCTGGACGGATTGGTACAACAAGTCGGTGTATCGATCCCAGAAACTGGCGCGAAGTGGATATGGTAATCCGTTTGAGGTGCGCGATGCCCTAAGTGGAGCACTCGATATTCGCGCTGTCTCGCTGAGCCGTCAACCCAAGAGTGTGAATCACTGTGCCCAGGATAATGGAGGCTGTACGCATCTCTGTCTCAATCGCAATGTGGActacgtgtgtgcgtgtccgGATGTGATGGACCCCAAAGATGTGGCATGCTCCATTAAGCCAAAAGTTTTGGTGCACGCCAACTTGGAGAACGATCAGTTGCTGGAATATTCCGACGAGTCCACCGATGATTCCACGCCGCCTGAGCTGCTGGGCGAGTCCAATgaccatgatgatgatggtcaTACGAAGAAGAGCGATCAGGAGCGAGAGTTCTTTGTCCTCGTGGCGCTGGGCGTGGTCATTGTTATGGTGGTCATCATTATACTTGTTATTTTCA TGCTCGCTTTCAACACGAgcaagaagaaaaacaaacgcaATTCCCGCGGCTCCAGCAGATCGGTACTAACCTTCTCCAATCCAAACTACAACGTTGATGGCACGCCGATGGAACCGAAGACGAATATATGGAAGCGTTTTAAATACGACAAGACCCAT CAGGAACGAGCCGGCGTCTACGAGGAGCGCAGTCTGACCACGGAGACGGCATCCTCGAGCCTCTTCGTCCCGACTCCATCCCCGATGGCGTCGCCCTCAACCAAAACAATCCAACTGACAACGCTCTCGACTATCACATAG